A portion of the Lolium rigidum isolate FL_2022 chromosome 1, APGP_CSIRO_Lrig_0.1, whole genome shotgun sequence genome contains these proteins:
- the LOC124704660 gene encoding histone H3.v1-like, which yields MARTKQTARKSTGGKAPRKQLATKAARKSAPTTGGVKKPHRYRPGTVALREIRKYQKSTELLIRKLPFQRLVREIAQDFKTDLRFQSHAVLALQEAAEAYLVGLFEDTNLCAIHAKRVTIMPKDIQLARRIRGERAGWTRDQRRSFQRHVTDPHLLAPDQPKLSTRIVCFLRATSSRQIQTHSQTAATNRLGHVSPVTPGPTHHLYIPDPPPPLLSSLPICPLSTPSSSAQIQSAAVPALRSAMARTKQTARKSTGGKAPRKQLATKAARKSAPTTGGVKKPHRYRPGTVALREIRKYQKSTELLIRKLPFQRLVREIAQDFKTDLRFQSHAVLALQEAAEAYLVGLFEDTNLCAIHAKRVTIMPKDIQLARRIRGERA from the exons ATGGCCCGTACCAAGCAGACCGCCCGCAAATCCACCGGCGGCAAGGCCCCCAGGAAGCAGCTCGCCACCAAG GCGGCGAGGAAGTCGGCCCCGACCACCGGCGGCGTGAAGAAGCCCCACCGCTACAGGCCCGGGACCGTGGCGCTGCGCGAGATCCGCAAGTACCAGAAGAGCACGGAGCTGCTCATCCGCAAGCTGCCCTTCCAGCGTCTGGTCCGCGAGATCGCGCAGGACTTCAAGACGGACCTGCGGTTCCAGAGCCACGCCGTGCTGGCGCtccaggaggcggcggaggcgtacCTCGTCGGCCTCTTCGAGGACACCAACCTCTGCGCCATCCACGCCAAGCGCGTCACCATCATGCCCAAGGACATCCAGCTCGCCCGCCGCATCCGCGGTGAGCGCGCC GGATGGACACGGGACCAAAGACGAAGCTTCCAGCGCCACGTCACCGATCCGCACCTCCTCGCTCCTGACCAACCAAAGCTGAGCACACGGATCGTGTGCTTTCTCCGCGCAACCTCCAGCCGTCAGATCCAAACGCACTCCCAAACGGCAGCAACAAACCGCCTCGGCCACGTCTCTCCTGTGACCCCTGGTCCCACCCACCACCTATATATTCCCGACCCACCTCCCCCTCTCCTCTCATCACTGCCAATTTGTCCCCTCTCCACTCCGAGTTCCAGCGCCCAAATCCAATCCGCAGCAGTTCCAGCTCTTCGTAGCGCGATGGCCCGGACGAAGCAGACCGCCCGCAAGTCCACCGGCGGCAAGGCCCCGCGCAAGCAGCTGGCCACCAAGGCGGCGCGCAAGTCGGCCCCGACCACCGGCGGCGTGAAGAAGCCCCACCGCTACAGGCCCGGGACCGTGGCGCTGCGCGAGATCCGCAAGTACCAGAAGAGCACGGAGCTGCTCATCCGCAAGCTGCCCTTCCAGCGCCTCGTCCGCGAGATCGCGCAGGACTTCAAGACGGACCTCCGGTTCCAGAGCCACGCCGTGCTGGCGCtccaggaggcggcggaggcgtacCTCGTCGGCCTCTTCGAGGACACCAACCTCTGCGCCATCCACGCCAAGCGCGTCACCATCATGCCCAAGGACATCCAGCTCGCCCGCCGCATCCGCGGCGAGCGCGCCTAG